One genomic region from Jiangella sp. DSM 45060 encodes:
- a CDS encoding glycosyltransferase, with product MARGTDRRRDDRPELEDDAPATRDGFPPRLDAPVRLLVGPANFAGQGTRWARALEERVPTVKATSYAFLKGVLDYPVDYGIPAGTYRRSRRWQQKFLTHVLQNYTHVLVEASRPIFGTWHGQDASFDIPPMLAKGLRVGLIAHGSDVRIPSRHVETEPWSPFPDLEDETVELLERNSTRAVELFTSYPGAVYVSTPDLLDYVPNAVWCPVVVDVATWRSDAPVLEHEKPVVAHAPSKSAMKGSELIDPIMESLAERGLITYRRVEGVDPEDMPGVYRDADIVLDQFRVGSYGVAACEAMAAGRVVVGHISQHVRDRVLADTGLELPIVEATPDTIEQVVLDLISHPDRAREVAASGPAFVEEVHDGRRSAESLAPFVERPSAVPAEWKPSWIRPKVVMMAGNDIIPDARVLKYAQTVANWDLDVTCIGIPGRRLKGARELGRVHVLCPPIQSKVLVTGWRKRLSNLRPWFTTEAEYTLAYGRWQYASRELRGDRGRDRRDSGRTGGVDAAPAVRRSTRDRLLRAARWRSLKLHRAVLDARAYPVRRAKRKSPPTDLGIGKRRERLLRLYRYLPSGRWRRVMPEVVDQELTLGPLLDRLQPEVIHVHDVFMLGIAARAAHRAALDDRTIKIIYDAHEYIPGVPVVAPRRVAAYSDLEREFIHDADRVITVSEPLAGWLQRDHKMARRPDVVLNAPVEPPEDAEVKGLRQHLKLPDDVPLLVYGGGVNRARGVGTAVEALPQLPGVHLAVVARANPVTAELQARAVELGVGDRVHLAPFVDAEVVPLYLRSATIGLSPLLHAPNHDIAVTNKFCEYIAAGLPIITSDTPAQADLVRELDLGAVHTAGDVDDFVRAVRTVLADHDRIAKRIADDPQLRHRFSWAAQAEVIRSVYAEVMEKLPDAAWAPGATVVNRLIPDPPEPPETKWRAFKEAARVAERDHQEQEKKQR from the coding sequence GTGGCTCGGGGAACAGACAGGCGCCGAGACGACCGGCCGGAGCTCGAGGACGACGCACCCGCCACCCGCGACGGGTTCCCGCCGCGGCTCGACGCGCCGGTCCGGCTCCTGGTGGGGCCGGCCAACTTCGCGGGTCAGGGCACCCGCTGGGCGCGTGCGCTGGAAGAACGCGTGCCCACCGTGAAGGCGACGTCGTACGCCTTCCTCAAGGGCGTCCTCGACTACCCGGTCGACTACGGCATCCCGGCGGGCACGTACCGGCGCAGCCGCCGCTGGCAGCAGAAGTTCCTCACCCACGTGCTGCAGAACTACACCCACGTGCTGGTCGAGGCGTCGCGGCCGATCTTCGGCACCTGGCACGGCCAGGACGCCTCCTTCGACATCCCGCCCATGCTGGCGAAGGGGTTGCGGGTCGGGCTCATCGCGCACGGCTCCGACGTCCGCATCCCCAGCCGGCACGTCGAGACCGAGCCGTGGTCGCCGTTCCCCGACCTCGAGGACGAGACCGTCGAGCTGCTCGAGCGCAACTCCACCCGCGCGGTCGAGCTGTTCACGTCGTACCCGGGCGCGGTCTACGTCTCCACCCCCGACCTCCTCGACTACGTGCCCAACGCGGTCTGGTGCCCGGTGGTCGTCGACGTCGCCACCTGGCGCAGCGACGCCCCCGTGCTCGAGCACGAGAAGCCGGTCGTGGCGCACGCGCCGAGCAAGTCGGCCATGAAGGGCTCGGAGCTGATCGACCCCATCATGGAGAGCCTGGCCGAGCGCGGCCTCATCACCTACCGCCGGGTCGAGGGCGTCGACCCCGAGGACATGCCGGGCGTCTACCGCGACGCCGACATCGTCCTCGACCAGTTCCGGGTCGGCAGCTACGGCGTCGCCGCGTGCGAGGCCATGGCGGCCGGCCGCGTGGTCGTCGGGCACATCTCCCAGCACGTCCGCGACCGCGTCCTGGCCGACACCGGCCTCGAGCTGCCGATCGTCGAGGCCACGCCCGACACCATCGAGCAGGTCGTCCTCGACCTCATCTCGCACCCGGACCGCGCGCGCGAGGTGGCCGCCAGCGGCCCGGCCTTCGTCGAAGAGGTGCACGACGGCCGCCGCTCGGCCGAGTCGCTGGCGCCGTTCGTCGAGCGGCCCAGCGCCGTGCCGGCCGAGTGGAAGCCGTCGTGGATCAGGCCCAAGGTCGTCATGATGGCCGGCAACGACATCATCCCCGACGCGCGCGTCCTCAAGTACGCGCAGACGGTGGCCAACTGGGACCTCGACGTCACCTGCATCGGCATCCCGGGACGCCGGCTCAAGGGCGCCCGCGAGCTGGGCCGGGTGCACGTCCTGTGCCCGCCCATCCAGTCGAAGGTGCTGGTCACGGGGTGGCGTAAGCGGCTGTCCAACCTCCGGCCGTGGTTCACCACCGAGGCCGAGTACACCCTGGCCTACGGCCGCTGGCAGTACGCCAGCCGCGAGCTGCGCGGCGACCGCGGCCGCGACCGCCGCGACTCCGGGCGCACCGGCGGCGTCGACGCGGCGCCCGCGGTGCGGCGCTCCACCCGCGACCGCCTGCTGCGCGCGGCCCGCTGGCGCTCGCTGAAGCTGCACCGGGCCGTCCTCGACGCCCGCGCGTACCCCGTCCGCCGGGCCAAGCGGAAGAGCCCGCCCACCGACCTCGGCATCGGCAAGCGGCGCGAGCGGCTGCTGCGGCTCTACCGCTACCTGCCGTCGGGCCGCTGGCGCCGGGTGATGCCCGAGGTGGTCGACCAGGAGCTGACCCTCGGCCCGCTGCTGGACCGCCTGCAGCCCGAGGTCATCCACGTGCATGACGTGTTCATGCTCGGCATCGCCGCCCGCGCGGCGCACCGGGCGGCGCTCGACGACCGCACCATCAAGATCATCTACGACGCGCACGAGTACATCCCCGGTGTGCCGGTGGTGGCGCCGCGCCGGGTCGCGGCCTACAGCGACCTCGAGCGCGAGTTCATCCACGACGCCGACCGCGTCATCACGGTGTCCGAGCCGCTGGCCGGCTGGCTGCAGCGCGACCACAAGATGGCCCGCCGGCCCGACGTCGTCCTCAACGCGCCGGTCGAGCCGCCCGAGGACGCCGAGGTCAAGGGGCTGCGCCAGCACCTCAAGCTGCCCGACGACGTCCCGCTGCTGGTGTACGGCGGCGGCGTCAACCGCGCTCGCGGCGTCGGCACGGCGGTCGAGGCGCTGCCGCAGCTGCCCGGCGTGCACCTCGCCGTCGTGGCCCGCGCCAACCCGGTCACCGCGGAGCTGCAGGCGCGCGCCGTCGAGCTGGGCGTGGGCGACCGCGTGCACCTGGCGCCGTTCGTCGACGCCGAGGTGGTGCCGCTGTACCTGCGCTCGGCCACCATCGGGCTGAGCCCGCTGCTGCACGCGCCCAACCACGACATCGCCGTCACGAACAAGTTCTGCGAGTACATCGCCGCGGGTCTGCCGATCATCACCAGCGACACCCCCGCGCAGGCCGACCTCGTGCGCGAGCTCGACCTCGGCGCGGTCCACACCGCCGGCGACGTCGACGACTTCGTGCGGGCGGTCCGCACGGTGCTGGCCGACCACGACCGCATCGCCAAGCGCATCGCCG